AACAATCAATCAGACCATTTTTGTATCTCGATACTCAAAACGCTACTGCTATTCCCATTTACCCCTCTCACCAAATTTGAATAAACCAATTGATACACAAATTCTTAGCGTCATAGTGTTCCTTTTTCTCTTTCAAAAGCTGTAGTTCACTCACGTTGCAACTGTAGTCCTCTTCCCGATGGTGTATGGGTTGGTCTCTAGAAGATTTTCCAGGGATTTTGCCTTCCTGCTTCTCCCTCGTCCAGCCTCCTTCAGCAACTCGGCAAGCCTCCGCTTCTCGTCGTCGACGTCTGGGTTCGCCGTACCTAGTTTCTCTTCGCGCATTTCGACAACGTATTCCAAGATCTCAATGGCCTCATCCAGTCTGGCAACACAAAAGAACAGAAATATTATCAACTGGACATATTCTGAGAGGGAGATGCAGTTTTCAATCTCTTAATCTCAGATTTGCTTTCAGAAGTAGCTGAGATAGCATGTTGCTTCAGAAACCTGATCTGGCCAGCTAGACCAGAGTACAACTGGCTACTCTTAGTTCAGAACTAGCATCATGATTAGGAAGAATATTACAGAAAAGCTGGCAGACACACAGGTCTAACAAAGCAGCATGAAGTTATCACACGGACAGAAAGATGCAAATGGAGAAGGTAAAGCAAGAGGATAAGCATTGTGATCTTTCTTTTACTCAACAGCCAACGACAAGCAACTAAAGATGGTTTTATTATGGTCCTACTTCAATTAAGTAGGCCCAACTTTATCGCAATCCGCATCTGCCCAATTCAATTTGGGCTGCATAAAGCTGCATAAAGAGACTAATCATGTGCCAAGCTGGAAGATGCTAAACAACAACAAAGGCTCGACAGTTGCCATTTATAGGAGCACTTTATGGCTTTACTCATATCCTGTACTATATCCAGGACATCTGAGGGCTAACATGGAACAGGTAATTAGTGGCCTAGTTGAGACTTGAGAGCACCCAAATGGATCCATAAATCATGGATAATAAGAAAGGCGAGGTGCGCATGGAAGCATTTCACTTTTATAAAATTTCACACGTAGGTTATGCAGGGCTTAGAAGGATGACAATAATGAGAAGTCAAACAAACATATTAGCAAGATTGAAATTAACAGTTAAATGGTCAAAGAAACATGTATGGTCTATTTTGCATTATAGAAGAAACAACTTGACAAGGAAATCACTACGGAGCTTACCTTCCCATTGCATCATAAGTTCCAGCAAGATTGCTGTATACTCCTAGAGTATCTGCATGATATGGCCCGTATTCTTGCTCCAGAACGGTTCTAGCTTCCTCGAAGAGTTCTGCAGCTTCATTTATGGAGTATCTTTGAACACACGCCAGCCCCATCTGGTTCAGGGCAATACCGAAGAAGGCGGACTTTTTCTCACCACATGTGCGGAGCTTTGTAATCGCACTCTTGAAGGAGTCATATGCATCGCCATAATTACCAGAGATGTAGTGCAAGACACCAATCTGAGCTTCAATTCCAGCAATCGTGCTCTGTTGGCCAGCAGAATTATTGTACATCTTCAAGGCCTTCTGGAGTAACTTCAGTGCTTGGTCATGCTCATTCATGGTCTCATATATGGCTGAAACATCAGTTAAACCAGTGGCAATTTCTTCAAGAGATGTGCCTGGAATAGGTTTCTGATAAATTTTGAGAGCATTCTCACAGTATGATTTTGATTCCCTCAGCTTCCCTGTTTTGTTGTATAGATCAGCAAGCCGCAGGAAAACAGAAGCCACGGTGGCATGATTCTCCCCTTTGCTAGTCTTGAATACTGTAAGAGCTTTCTGGTAAGCACATACAGCCTCATCATATCGACCCAATGAGAGATAAATGTCACCAATGCTGCAATCCACTGAGGCCACCTCAGTCTCCTGGCCATTGGCGACCATGGCCATGCTCGCCATCACTAGATGTTCTAACGCAGCTTCATGGTCACCCTTTGTGTCACAAATAAGACCCATTAGCCTCCTATCAGCCGTTTCTTCAAGTGATGCTGGCTGGCCATTATCCCTGTGAATGTCAAGAGCCATCTGGCACAATTTTTGTGCTTCATCTAATTGTAGTGCCTGCACATGAGCCTCAGCCAAGTACCGGCAAGTCTCTCCAACCCTTGGATCCTGCTCCCCCAATGTCTGCTTCTGGATATCAAGCCCTTTGGCATACCATTGCAGTGAGAGGGCAATCTGACCTAGCATCCCATAGGTGTCACCCAATTGCATGCAACCAGAAAACTTGGCAAGAGCGTGCTCCTGACCTTCCTCGGTCACAGGAATCTCGAGGGATCGTTGTAGCACAGGTACAGCCTCTTCGTACTTTCCCATATTGCAGTGGATTGCAGCCACAACATGCAAACTCATGACCAAGTTCAAGCTTGGCTTTCCACCTGCACATTTCTCAAATGATTTGGTGGCACGGAGAGCATATTTCAGCGCTCGCCGCGGATTATCAGAGGCAATCAAGTCTCTTGCATGCTTAAGAAGAAATGGACCAAGGTCTGGGTTATCAAGACCAGCATCTTCTGTTCCATTCTGTGATTTGGCACTAGCTTTCCGGCGACGGCCAACTCGGCTTCCGGGCTTGCTGACCTCACTCTCGGCTTCCTCGGGGGATGCCTTGCCATTGGGGCCAACAGAAGCATCAGATTCAAGCTGTGATTTTGTAGCCTTCTTCTTGGATGAATTAGAAGACTGAGGCCTGACAGGGGTCCCATTCCCAGCAGTAGGTACCGCATTGGTAACACTTCCACtccccttctccttctccttctcctcctcctcctcaatgACCTTCATGGCCTCCATCTCCCCAGCAACAAGGTGGCGAAGCTCCGAGTCAATCCTTGATTCCTCCCCATCCGACCCGAAGCTCTCGCGTGATGGGGATCCACCACCCTCACTTGAGCTCTCCATCTCACACACGTTGTTGTAGAGTTGCTCAATCGAGGGCTCCCCGGCACCAGAATTCTCAACGTGCATCTCAAGTGTCTCACTCTGCATGCTTGGCGCCATGGTCGGGGCCGTCAAATTCTCCTTGTTTTGAGAGGAACCCACCTCATGCTGAATCTCCTCTGTAACAACTCCATCCACTATGATTCCTGGCATCTTTGGGGACAATCAGGCGAAAGATTCTTCTCACTCTTTGCTCAGAAGAACAGAGCCGGATGAAATTGAAGAGCTCTCCACAATACCTTGAAAAAAACAGAATACAATCAATTAAGGCAAAGCAAGATGTAATTGATGCAAAATCAAAATCATCACGGATCAATTATGAGACTCCAATTTCGGCTGACTCGGAAGCTGTTAATAAATGCCGGATTAACTGACTGAGTTAACTGCGGGGAGGGCCGGAGGGGCGGATCTAGAAAATTTGCGGATGCTGGTTTGGGTTTTGGGAATCGCCGGATGGCCACGAGCTCATACCTCAAAAACGAACGCCCGAGATCGCTGACGGGGTGGAGACGGCAGGGACGCGACGTCGCAATGAGGCGCGGCGACGGCAGCGACGGCGGAGAGGCTGCGGGGGTGTGAGGCGTCGGCGGTGGCGCGGAGCTACCGCGCGGCGGCAGCTCTAGGGAGGGGAGCAGCGGTGGTGGAGTACAGGAGAGATTTTAGAGCTGCATTGGGTGGGATTGGAGCTTGGGTAGGTCAGAGCACCATGAAATAGgtggggaggaagaggaaagGCACGGGATGGTGGAGAGCAAATGTCGCTCTGGGGAAGAGGAGATGGATTTTGACCGGGAAGGGGGAGAGTAAAGATTTTATTTACAAAGCAGCCATTGTGATGAGGTCCATGGAGAGGATAATAGTTGATCTTGTACTTCCGTTCTACTcgctccgtttcaaaatagatgagccaactttgtattaaagttagtacaaagttgagtcatctattttgaaacggagggagtagttgcaAAATCTGGAAGAAGAAAAATAGAGTGCGTAATTTATTTTAATCACATTGTCTGGATTTATAGATTTCAAGAAATGTGAAGCCATGCATTACGACATGATCTCCATACCATTCGACTAATGCCCGCAACGCGGGAAAGAAAACAACTACTCTCGCGGCATTGCATTACACAAGTATTTCGCACCCACTAGAACCCATAGATgggcatgttcctttatcctccTGACAATTAAATGGCAAATATTTTGCCTTGTTAAAAAAAAAAACATTCGATGCGCCATGCGGCTTGTAGCACAGGGCGATCGCACAATGACTGGATTTATAGATTTCAAGAAATGTGGAGCTATGCATTACGACACGATCTCCATACCATTGGGCGTCGTGCGGCTCGTAGCACAGGGTGATCGCAAATTCTAGGATGACATGTTCATATCTGAGGCGTCTTGCGGGTCATGTGCACATATTGTAGTAATTACCTATGGATTTTACATTGGCATTCATAATCTCTTTATGTATATATGTTCATTTTGTTATGCGTAGATAGAATAAGATATGCGTCGAGAATTCAATTGGACGGATAGGTATTCTCTCGGGTTGAACCTGTCACCATTTTTAGGATCTGTCTTAAGCAACTTGTCTGATCGAATGCAACAATTAATGCAGATGACAGGGTCCTCCGCTTTCAAAAATGAAGTTGTTTTAGTGAAACCATTGTCGTTGGCTTTTCTGAGGGCATTTTGAACAAAACAATCGCGATGAACAGATTCGACAAGTGTTTGTCATTGTCGAAGCTCCATGCCACTAGTTAAAACTTGTAAAATAAGGTTTATGGGTTAATCTGGGTTGCGTTCTACTATTATGATGTGTCATTTTTCTCTGAAGAATTATGATGTGTCACCATTCTTCTCTTTATTGTCGCCTTGAGTCTAGCTAGTGACCATTGCAACCTCTGACAAGCTCCTTCGTTGTCGCGTCATAACATTTCTCGTTAGATTAGACGCCCCATCAACCGATGAAAATATCCGTGGACAAGATATCCATCATATTATAAGTTTAACCGTCGTTTTCAGCGTGATTAAAAGAAGACAGGAACCAGAGCTACAAGCAAATGGCAAGAATCTGCTGATCACCTCCGCTACTTATTTTTCTCCCTTTCCTATCTTCGAAAAGAGCCGCGAACGTGTCTAGTAGTATCACTTAAAGGAAT
The sequence above is a segment of the Aegilops tauschii subsp. strangulata cultivar AL8/78 chromosome 6, Aet v6.0, whole genome shotgun sequence genome. Coding sequences within it:
- the LOC109777150 gene encoding protein KINESIN LIGHT CHAIN-RELATED 2, with the translated sequence MPGIIVDGVVTEEIQHEVGSSQNKENLTAPTMAPSMQSETLEMHVENSGAGEPSIEQLYNNVCEMESSSEGGGSPSRESFGSDGEESRIDSELRHLVAGEMEAMKVIEEEEEKEKEKGSGSVTNAVPTAGNGTPVRPQSSNSSKKKATKSQLESDASVGPNGKASPEEAESEVSKPGSRVGRRRKASAKSQNGTEDAGLDNPDLGPFLLKHARDLIASDNPRRALKYALRATKSFEKCAGGKPSLNLVMSLHVVAAIHCNMGKYEEAVPVLQRSLEIPVTEEGQEHALAKFSGCMQLGDTYGMLGQIALSLQWYAKGLDIQKQTLGEQDPRVGETCRYLAEAHVQALQLDEAQKLCQMALDIHRDNGQPASLEETADRRLMGLICDTKGDHEAALEHLVMASMAMVANGQETEVASVDCSIGDIYLSLGRYDEAVCAYQKALTVFKTSKGENHATVASVFLRLADLYNKTGKLRESKSYCENALKIYQKPIPGTSLEEIATGLTDVSAIYETMNEHDQALKLLQKALKMYNNSAGQQSTIAGIEAQIGVLHYISGNYGDAYDSFKSAITKLRTCGEKKSAFFGIALNQMGLACVQRYSINEAAELFEEARTVLEQEYGPYHADTLGVYSNLAGTYDAMGRLDEAIEILEYVVEMREEKLGTANPDVDDEKRRLAELLKEAGRGRSRKAKSLENLLETNPYTIGKRTTVAT